One genomic segment of Hordeum vulgare subsp. vulgare chromosome 2H, MorexV3_pseudomolecules_assembly, whole genome shotgun sequence includes these proteins:
- the LOC123428078 gene encoding uncharacterized protein LOC123428078 — translation MASLFGARRRRSPEDEGDDNGGDRSGSGRSKRRRLSPEGALVPAEAGRSPGWLSTIVTGAKRVISSVLFSSSEEQASEDEDGDEEEEDGSREDSDGNEDTHDTHETLIPFSESKLAIEEMVMKETFSRDECDKMVKLLQSRVTDSGFPEAYEHGTPKETPSRNGHDFTGAWRSLNRNRNGSGSGPVFSTGPGNFSPGSPLQASPELCNAAVMEAKKWLEEKRQGLGSKPEDHGPCILNTDVLNSDLKSDKGSPVDLARSYMQSLPPWQSPLLGSRRFKSPPSGGVHINDDEGSRYLSSSKVDNKEDFLSSSNFWENFELRRDRIRFSETAEASKSRHHGSTSRLFDNGVSILSPHTRDEVGQSVQGYEGSDKVAAAEPANECPLPISPTKDGNHGAVDSVDPPPKDGGNLVQDCHAASDVHPDEVPQGNADEVRRGNADEVPQGNADEVPHESPVPLTSATEEAADHSGDVKSVPAEPEIHEELHMNSTSESKAKDSVPQTRMSLRSLKKKVHSSLNGPTKKASANGLLDRSDNSGIESSGNDNPSCTNSSSAVPPNNKEFINSAADASASADNSVDNGAGTGSEKPADGKSAENGAVTDLGGPAKEDPKPAYIRRGPKRAARRAL, via the exons ATGGCGTCCCTCTTCGGGGCTCGCCGGCGGCGATCGCCGGAGGACGAGGGAGACGACAACGGGGGCGACAGATCCGGATCCGGGCGGTCCAAGCGCCGCCGCCTCTCGCCGGAGGGCGCGCTGGTGCCGGCGGAGGCGGGGAGGAGCCCCGGGTGGCTCTCCACCATCGTCACCGGGGCCAAGCGGGTCATATCCTCCGTGCTCTTCTCCTCGTCCGAGGAGCAGGCCTCGGAAGACGAGGacggggacgaggaggaggaggacggctcCCGAGAGGACTCCG ATGGAAATGAAGATACCCATGATACTCATGAAACGTTAATTCCTTTCAGCGAGTCAAAGCTCGCCATTGAGGAAATGGTTATGAAGGAAACATTCTCAAG GGATGAATGTGATAAGATGGTGAAGCTATTACAGTCACGTGTTACAGATTCAGGATTTCCTGAAGCCTATGAGCATGGGACACCAAAAGAAACCCCAAGCAGGAATGGCCATGATTTTACCGGAGCTTGGCGTTCCTTGAATCGCAATAGAAATGGCTCTGGATCAGGTCCTGTTTTTAGTACTGGACCTGGTAACTTTTCTCCTGGTTCTCCTCTCCAAGCATCACCTGAGCTATGTAATGCAGCAGTTATGGAAGCAAAGAAATGGCTGGAAGAGAAAAGGCAGGGATTAGGCTCAAAGCCTGAAGATCATGGACCTTGCATATTGAACACTGATGTGCTTAATTCT GACCTCAAATCTGACAAGGGTTCTCCTGTCGATTTAGCAAGATCATACATGCAGTCATTGCCACCATGGCAGTCCCCTTTATTAGGCAGTCGGAGATTTAAATCACCACCCTCCGGTGGAGTACATATTAATGATGACGAAGGATCGAGATACTTGTCATCATCAAAG GTCGACAACAAGGAAGACTTCCTTTCCAGTTCCAACTTCTGGGAAAACTTTGAATTGCGAAGAGATCGCATTAGATTTTCTGAAACTGCAGAAGCCTCTAAGTCCAGGCACCATGGTTCTACTTCCAGATTGTTTGATAATGGTGTCTCTATATTATCACCACATACTCGTGATGAAGTTGGACAGTCAGTTCAGGGTTATGAAG GTTCTGATAAAGTTGCTGCAGCAGAACCAGCCAATGAGTGCCCCTTACCTATTTCACCAACTAAGGATGGAAACCAC GGTGCCGTTGATTCTGTGGACCCTCCACCGAAGGACGGTGGCAATCTTGTCCAAGATTGCCATGCTGCATCTGATGTTCATCCTG ATGAGGTACCACAGGGGAATGCAGATGAGGTACGACGGGGGAATGCAGATGAGGTACCACAGGGGAATGCAGATGAGGTACCACATGAGAGCCCTGTGCCTCTCACAAG TGCCACGGAAGAGGCTGCTGACCACAGTGGAGATGTTAAATCTGTGCCTGCAGAACCAGAAATTCACGAAGAATTGCATATGAATTCAACTTCAG AATCAAAAGCAAAGGATTCAGTCCCCCAGACCCGGATGAGTTTACGTTCCCTAAAGAAAAAGGTCCACAGCAGTTTAAATGGGCCGACCAAGAAAGCATCTGCCAACGG TCTGCTGGATCGATCAGACAACTCAGGGATTGAATCCTCGGGCAATGATAATCCCAGCTGCACTAATTCAAGCAGTGCTGTGCCTCCCAACAATAAGGAGTTTATCAACTCCGCAGCTGATGCTTCAGCTTCAGCTGATAACTCTGTAGATAACGGCGCGGGGACGGGATCAGAGAAACCGGCGGACGGTAAGTCTGCCGAAAACGGTGCTGTAACTGATTTAGGGGGGCCAGCGAAGGAAGACCCGAAACCAGCTTACATTCGCCGAGGTCCGAAAAGGGCTGCTCGTAGGGCGTTATGA
- the LOC123430988 gene encoding ethylene-responsive transcription factor ERF003-like yields the protein MPKLQRYRGVRQRHWGSWVSEIRHPLMKTRIWLGTYETAEDAARAYDEAARLMSGPAARTNFPSAGGVPAGGCLSATLRAKLEKCCLSSSAAAAPVQNVEATKAAARAGGGAARRNRVEDVVKRVDEEEECIEEMIRELTHYGSVEIVLPSACSSSVV from the exons ATGCCGAAGCTGCAGAGGTACAGGGGCGTCAGGCAGAGGCACTGGGGCTCCTGGGTCTCCGAGATCCGCCACCCGCTCAT GAAGACGAGGATCTGGCTGGGCACGTACGAGACGGCGGAGGACGCGGCGCGGGCGTACGACGAGGCGGCGAGGCTCATGAGCGGGCCCGCCGCGCGCACCAACTTCCCCTCCGCCGGCGGCGTCCCCGCCGGAGGATGCCTCTCCGCGACCCTGCGCGCCAAGCTGGAGAAATGCTGCCtgtcgtcgtcggcggcggcggcgccggtgCAGAACGTCGAGGCGACCAAGGCGGCGGCGAGGGCCGGAGGCGGCGCCGCGCGCCGAAACAGGGTGGAGGACGTCGTGAAGCGcgtggacgaggaggaggagtgcaTCGAGGAGATGATCAGGGAGCTCACCCACTACGGCTCCGTCGAGATCGTCCTCCCCTCCGCCTGCTCCAGCTCCGTCGTCTAG